The following coding sequences are from one Caldilineales bacterium window:
- a CDS encoding four helix bundle protein: MESLSNFQQLDTWKQAHQLVLAIYRATRSHPADERFGLVQQMRRAAVSVPANVAEGFKRQGIQDKLRFYNISEGSLEELKYYLILSRDLEYTSAELDIQLTEQAELVGRLLNGLIASTERRR, encoded by the coding sequence ATGGAGAGCTTGTCGAATTTCCAGCAGTTGGATACGTGGAAGCAGGCGCATCAGCTTGTACTTGCCATCTATCGCGCGACCCGAAGTCATCCTGCCGACGAGCGTTTCGGTCTCGTTCAACAGATGCGCCGCGCCGCGGTGTCCGTCCCGGCCAATGTAGCTGAAGGCTTCAAGCGCCAAGGCATCCAGGACAAGCTACGCTTCTACAACATCTCCGAAGGCTCTTTGGAAGAATTGAAGTACTACCTGATCCTCTCGAGAGACTTGGAATACACCTCGGCCGAGCTTGACATTCAATTGACGGAGCAGGCCGAACTCGTTGGCCGCCTGCTCAACGGCCTCATTGCCAGCACCGAGCGCCGCCGCTAA
- a CDS encoding hydantoinase/oxoprolinase family protein produces MPSLVLGIDTGGTFTDGVLLDYDSRTVLAAHKSLTTRYDFAAGIENVIAGIRIADPAAIKMVSISTTLATNAIAEGKGKRVALFLIGYDPELIANFRLAGRFATPHFFYFQGGHDLYGREQAPLDLAGILGKIGEIRDQVDALAISGYFSPLNPEHENRAYQAVAGACDLPIVLGHQLSTKLGSVERATTAALNASLLAVLQDFVVAVRRAMARRRIDAPLMVVRGDGTLMSDEFAARTPVETIHSGPAASAIGGRFLTGLDDALVIDIGGTTTDLALLQAGQVTVNEEGASVGSYKTAVKAANLLSIGLGGDSHITLNRERELAIGPERVTPLAYLATQSAEVKNRLKGLSRAGWVQATPEALEFWFLLREPPPSPPASPRSFLTPHEQALVSLLRSGPQPLTEILKRLKVLHVSQLDARNLLRQEIIGKAGLTPTDLLHSDGRFAPWDADAAAAALQAFARLVGRDQAELRAQAWVRMTGIIAQAIVSFLTGRQLPPPSLPKDADLGRWFFSNSLRGRHPILETSFRLRCPIIGIGAPAGILLPDVAAVFHTDLVLPRHFEVANAVGAIAGSVVVNEEILVYPRLSQEGLEVLGYFAQTDGERQVFAGADDALSYARRLAQERALAAAQRSGADNPQVAVEEVSDGLDSYRVRARAVGNPRLSR; encoded by the coding sequence ATGCCTTCTCTGGTCCTCGGCATCGACACCGGCGGCACCTTCACCGATGGTGTGCTGCTGGATTACGACTCGCGCACGGTGCTGGCCGCGCACAAAAGCCTGACCACCCGATACGACTTCGCGGCTGGGATCGAAAACGTCATCGCCGGCATCCGCATCGCAGACCCGGCGGCGATCAAGATGGTCTCGATCAGCACCACGCTAGCCACCAACGCCATTGCCGAGGGCAAGGGCAAGCGGGTGGCGCTGTTTTTGATCGGCTACGACCCTGAACTGATCGCCAATTTCCGGCTGGCCGGGCGCTTCGCCACGCCGCATTTCTTCTACTTTCAGGGCGGGCACGACCTCTATGGCCGCGAACAGGCGCCGCTCGATCTGGCCGGCATCCTGGGCAAGATCGGCGAGATTCGGGATCAGGTGGACGCCCTCGCCATCTCCGGCTACTTCAGCCCGCTCAATCCTGAGCACGAAAACCGGGCCTATCAGGCTGTGGCCGGGGCCTGCGACCTGCCCATCGTCCTCGGCCACCAGCTTTCCACCAAACTCGGCTCGGTCGAGCGGGCGACCACCGCCGCCCTCAACGCTTCCCTGCTGGCCGTCCTGCAAGACTTCGTCGTGGCGGTGCGCCGGGCGATGGCCCGCCGCCGCATCGACGCCCCGCTGATGGTGGTGCGCGGGGACGGCACGCTGATGAGCGATGAGTTCGCCGCCCGCACCCCGGTCGAGACCATCCACTCCGGCCCGGCTGCCAGCGCCATCGGCGGGCGCTTCCTCACCGGCCTCGACGACGCCCTCGTCATCGACATCGGCGGCACCACCACCGATCTGGCTTTGCTTCAGGCCGGACAGGTGACGGTGAACGAGGAGGGCGCTTCGGTGGGCAGCTACAAGACGGCGGTCAAGGCCGCCAACCTGCTGTCCATCGGCCTCGGCGGCGACAGCCACATCACCCTCAACCGCGAGCGCGAGCTGGCCATCGGCCCGGAGCGGGTGACGCCGCTGGCCTATCTGGCGACGCAGTCGGCCGAGGTGAAGAACCGGCTGAAAGGGCTGAGCCGGGCCGGTTGGGTGCAGGCCACGCCCGAGGCGCTGGAATTCTGGTTCCTGCTACGCGAGCCGCCCCCCAGCCCGCCTGCCAGCCCGCGCAGCTTCCTCACCCCGCACGAACAAGCCCTGGTTTCGCTCCTGCGCTCCGGCCCGCAGCCGCTGACCGAGATCCTCAAACGACTGAAGGTCCTGCATGTCTCGCAACTGGATGCCCGCAATCTTTTGCGGCAGGAGATTATCGGCAAGGCCGGGCTGACCCCCACCGACCTGCTGCACAGCGACGGCCGTTTCGCACCCTGGGATGCCGATGCCGCCGCCGCTGCTCTTCAAGCCTTCGCCCGGCTGGTGGGGCGGGATCAGGCCGAACTGCGGGCGCAGGCCTGGGTCAGGATGACCGGCATCATCGCCCAGGCCATCGTGAGCTTCCTCACCGGCCGCCAACTCCCGCCGCCCAGCCTGCCCAAAGACGCCGACCTGGGCCGCTGGTTCTTCTCCAACAGTCTGCGCGGCAGGCACCCCATCCTTGAAACCAGCTTCCGCCTGCGCTGCCCGATCATCGGCATCGGCGCCCCGGCGGGCATCCTTTTGCCGGATGTGGCGGCTGTCTTCCACACCGACCTGGTGCTGCCGCGGCATTTCGAGGTGGCGAATGCGGTCGGGGCCATCGCCGGCAGCGTGGTCGTGAACGAGGAAATCCTGGTCTATCCCCGGCTTTCGCAAGAGGGACTGGAGGTGCTGGGCTATTTCGCGCAGACGGATGGCGAACGCCAGGTCTTCGCCGGCGCCGACGATGCTCTGAGCTACGCCCGCCGCCTGGCTCAGGAGCGCGCCCTGGCCGCCGCCCAGCGTTCGGGCGCCGACAACCCGCAGGTTGCGGTCGAGGAAGTGAGCGACGGGCTGGATAGCTATCGCGTTCGTGCGCGGGCCGTTGGCAATCCTCGGTTGTCGCGATAA